One genomic segment of Sebastes fasciatus isolate fSebFas1 chromosome 17, fSebFas1.pri, whole genome shotgun sequence includes these proteins:
- the hsf1 gene encoding heat shock factor protein 1 isoform X1 translates to MEYPGGGAGGAVLGGGNVPAFLTKLWTLVEDPDTDPLICWSPSGTSFHVFDQGRFSKEVLPKFFKHNNMASFIRQLNMYGFRKVVHIEQGGLVKPERDDTEFQHPFFIRGQEHLLENIKRKVTNVSSVRQEEVKMSPDDVNKILNDVQLMKGKQETIDSRIIAMKHENEALWREVASLRQKHVQQQKVVNKLIQFLVSLVQSNRILGVKRKIPLMLNDSSSAHSMPKYSRPFSLEHMQAAASLFSADSPVTSGPIISDVTNVATPTAETLVSDWTIAGESQSLNVKEEPSSPVLEGGDTPVDTPLSPTTFFNAILQENESLPTLNTSTTNPRPASPFVVMSPASTGPLPPAPASQSPASIPTPNSAHSHAKPQQKCQTIACFDRPRPPPSAGGLSPDVWRFVSTRADKSELSNHVDSIDNSLENLQSILNTQSFTFDTSPLMDFFSSCSSGDFDLDSLDNLLSEDVANGSEESSNTINTGKQLVQYNATPVLMSEPISSGDGGADLPSLLELEAEPFFSSDPPTDDPAASLLEHAHLDLDL, encoded by the exons ATGGAGTATcccggaggaggagcaggaggggcGGTGCTAGGCGGTGGGAACGTCCCGGCCTTCCTCACCAAACTGTGGACCCTGGTGGAGGACCCGGACACCGACCCGCTCATCTGCTGGAGCCCG AGTGGAACCAGTTTCCATGTGTTTGATCAGGGTCGGTTCTCAAAAGAAGTTCTACCAAAGTTcttcaaacacaacaacatggccaGCTTCATCAGACAGCTCAACATGT atGGGTTCCGTAAGGTGGTGCACATCGAGCAGGGCGGTTTGgtgaaaccagagagagacgACACAGAGTTCCAACATCCGTTCTTCATCAGAGGACAAGAACACCTGCTGGAGAACATCAAACGCAAAGTCACCAAC GTGTCATCTGTGCGTCAGGAAGAAGTGAAGATGTCTCCAGATGACGTGAACAAGATCCTGAATGACGTCCAGCTGATGAAGGGAAAACAGGAAACCATCGACTCCAGAATCATCGCCATGAAACA tgagAATGAAGCTCTGTGGAGAGAGGTGGCCAGTCTGAGACAGAAACATGTCCAGCAACAGAAAGTCGTCAACAAG ttgATCCAGTTCCTGGTGTCTCTGGTCCAGTCCAACAGGATCCTGGGAGTCAAGAGGAAGAT TCCTCTGATGCTGAATGACTCTAGCTCCGCCCACTCCATGCCTAAATACAGTCGGCCGTTCTCATTAGAGCACatgcag GCTGCAGCCAGTCTCTTCTCAGCCGACTCCCCGGTGACCTCCGGACCAATCATCTCTGACGTCACAAATGTGGCCACGCCCACAGCTGAGACTTTGGTCAGTGATTGGACCATTGCAGG AGAGAGCCAATCATTGAATGTCAAAGAGGAGCCGTCCAGTCCTGTTCTGGAGGGCGGAGATACCCCTGTAGACACGCCCCTCTCGCCCACCACCTTCTTCAACGCCATCTTACAGGAAAACGAGTCGCTGCCGACCCTGAACACCTCTACTACCAACCCTAGACCAG CCAGTCCATTTGTTGTGATGAGCCCTGCATCCACTGGGCCCCTTCCACCAGCCCCAGCCAGCCAATCGCCTGCCTCCATTCCCACCCCAAACTCCGCCCACAGCCACGCCAAACCTCAGCAGAAATGTCAGACAATCGCCTGTTTTGACCG ACCCCGTCCCCCTCCCTCTGCAGGTGGACTCTCACCTGACGTTTGGCGCTTCGTATCAACACGAGCTGACAA GTCTGAACTGTCCAATCATGTCGACAGTATCGACAACAGTCTAGAAAACCTGCAGAGCATCCTGAACACACAATCCTTCACCTTCGACACCTCCCCGCTCATGGAT TTTTTCAGTTCGTGTTCCTCTGGAGACTTCGACCTCGACAGTTTGGACAAT ctgctgtCTGAAGATGTCGccaacggaagtgaggaaagcagcAACACCATCAACACAG GGAAGCAGCTGGTGCAGTACAACGCCACACCTGTCTTGATGTCTGAACCAATCAGCTCCGGGGATGGCGGAGCCGACCTTCCCtccctgctggagctggaggCGGAGCCTTTCTTCAGCTCTGACCCGCCCACCGATGACCCGGCCGCATCCCTGCTAGAACACGCCCACCTggaccttgacctctga
- the hsf1 gene encoding heat shock factor protein 1 isoform X2, which translates to MEYPGGGAGGAVLGGGNVPAFLTKLWTLVEDPDTDPLICWSPSGTSFHVFDQGRFSKEVLPKFFKHNNMASFIRQLNMYGFRKVVHIEQGGLVKPERDDTEFQHPFFIRGQEHLLENIKRKVTNVSSVRQEEVKMSPDDVNKILNDVQLMKGKQETIDSRIIAMKHENEALWREVASLRQKHVQQQKVVNKLIQFLVSLVQSNRILGVKRKIPLMLNDSSSAHSMPKYSRPFSLEHMQAAASLFSADSPVTSGPIISDVTNVATPTAETLVSDWTIAGESQSLNVKEEPSSPVLEGGDTPVDTPLSPTTFFNAILQENESLPTLNTSTTNPRPASPFVVMSPASTGPLPPAPASQSPASIPTPNSAHSHAKPQQKCQTIACFDRSELSNHVDSIDNSLENLQSILNTQSFTFDTSPLMDFFSSCSSGDFDLDSLDNLLSEDVANGSEESSNTINTGKQLVQYNATPVLMSEPISSGDGGADLPSLLELEAEPFFSSDPPTDDPAASLLEHAHLDLDL; encoded by the exons ATGGAGTATcccggaggaggagcaggaggggcGGTGCTAGGCGGTGGGAACGTCCCGGCCTTCCTCACCAAACTGTGGACCCTGGTGGAGGACCCGGACACCGACCCGCTCATCTGCTGGAGCCCG AGTGGAACCAGTTTCCATGTGTTTGATCAGGGTCGGTTCTCAAAAGAAGTTCTACCAAAGTTcttcaaacacaacaacatggccaGCTTCATCAGACAGCTCAACATGT atGGGTTCCGTAAGGTGGTGCACATCGAGCAGGGCGGTTTGgtgaaaccagagagagacgACACAGAGTTCCAACATCCGTTCTTCATCAGAGGACAAGAACACCTGCTGGAGAACATCAAACGCAAAGTCACCAAC GTGTCATCTGTGCGTCAGGAAGAAGTGAAGATGTCTCCAGATGACGTGAACAAGATCCTGAATGACGTCCAGCTGATGAAGGGAAAACAGGAAACCATCGACTCCAGAATCATCGCCATGAAACA tgagAATGAAGCTCTGTGGAGAGAGGTGGCCAGTCTGAGACAGAAACATGTCCAGCAACAGAAAGTCGTCAACAAG ttgATCCAGTTCCTGGTGTCTCTGGTCCAGTCCAACAGGATCCTGGGAGTCAAGAGGAAGAT TCCTCTGATGCTGAATGACTCTAGCTCCGCCCACTCCATGCCTAAATACAGTCGGCCGTTCTCATTAGAGCACatgcag GCTGCAGCCAGTCTCTTCTCAGCCGACTCCCCGGTGACCTCCGGACCAATCATCTCTGACGTCACAAATGTGGCCACGCCCACAGCTGAGACTTTGGTCAGTGATTGGACCATTGCAGG AGAGAGCCAATCATTGAATGTCAAAGAGGAGCCGTCCAGTCCTGTTCTGGAGGGCGGAGATACCCCTGTAGACACGCCCCTCTCGCCCACCACCTTCTTCAACGCCATCTTACAGGAAAACGAGTCGCTGCCGACCCTGAACACCTCTACTACCAACCCTAGACCAG CCAGTCCATTTGTTGTGATGAGCCCTGCATCCACTGGGCCCCTTCCACCAGCCCCAGCCAGCCAATCGCCTGCCTCCATTCCCACCCCAAACTCCGCCCACAGCCACGCCAAACCTCAGCAGAAATGTCAGACAATCGCCTGTTTTGACCG GTCTGAACTGTCCAATCATGTCGACAGTATCGACAACAGTCTAGAAAACCTGCAGAGCATCCTGAACACACAATCCTTCACCTTCGACACCTCCCCGCTCATGGAT TTTTTCAGTTCGTGTTCCTCTGGAGACTTCGACCTCGACAGTTTGGACAAT ctgctgtCTGAAGATGTCGccaacggaagtgaggaaagcagcAACACCATCAACACAG GGAAGCAGCTGGTGCAGTACAACGCCACACCTGTCTTGATGTCTGAACCAATCAGCTCCGGGGATGGCGGAGCCGACCTTCCCtccctgctggagctggaggCGGAGCCTTTCTTCAGCTCTGACCCGCCCACCGATGACCCGGCCGCATCCCTGCTAGAACACGCCCACCTggaccttgacctctga
- the hsf1 gene encoding heat shock factor protein 1 isoform X3, producing MEYPGGGAGGAVLGGGNVPAFLTKLWTLVEDPDTDPLICWSPSGTSFHVFDQGRFSKEVLPKFFKHNNMASFIRQLNMYGFRKVVHIEQGGLVKPERDDTEFQHPFFIRGQEHLLENIKRKVTNVSSVRQEEVKMSPDDVNKILNDVQLMKGKQETIDSRIIAMKHENEALWREVASLRQKHVQQQKVVNKLIQFLVSLVQSNRILGVKRKIPLMLNDSSSAHSMPKYSRPFSLEHMQAAASLFSADSPVTSGPIISDVTNVATPTAETLVSDWTIAGESQSLNVKEEPSSPVLEGGDTPVDTPLSPTTFFNAILQENESLPTLNTSTTNPRPASPFVVMSPASTGPLPPAPASQSPASIPTPNSAHSHAKPQQKCQTIACFDRPRPPPSAGGLSPDVWRFVSTRADKSELSNHVDSIDNSLENLQSILNTQSFTFDTSPLMDFFSSCSSGDFDLDSLDNLLSEDVANGSEESSNTINTAGAVQRHTCLDV from the exons ATGGAGTATcccggaggaggagcaggaggggcGGTGCTAGGCGGTGGGAACGTCCCGGCCTTCCTCACCAAACTGTGGACCCTGGTGGAGGACCCGGACACCGACCCGCTCATCTGCTGGAGCCCG AGTGGAACCAGTTTCCATGTGTTTGATCAGGGTCGGTTCTCAAAAGAAGTTCTACCAAAGTTcttcaaacacaacaacatggccaGCTTCATCAGACAGCTCAACATGT atGGGTTCCGTAAGGTGGTGCACATCGAGCAGGGCGGTTTGgtgaaaccagagagagacgACACAGAGTTCCAACATCCGTTCTTCATCAGAGGACAAGAACACCTGCTGGAGAACATCAAACGCAAAGTCACCAAC GTGTCATCTGTGCGTCAGGAAGAAGTGAAGATGTCTCCAGATGACGTGAACAAGATCCTGAATGACGTCCAGCTGATGAAGGGAAAACAGGAAACCATCGACTCCAGAATCATCGCCATGAAACA tgagAATGAAGCTCTGTGGAGAGAGGTGGCCAGTCTGAGACAGAAACATGTCCAGCAACAGAAAGTCGTCAACAAG ttgATCCAGTTCCTGGTGTCTCTGGTCCAGTCCAACAGGATCCTGGGAGTCAAGAGGAAGAT TCCTCTGATGCTGAATGACTCTAGCTCCGCCCACTCCATGCCTAAATACAGTCGGCCGTTCTCATTAGAGCACatgcag GCTGCAGCCAGTCTCTTCTCAGCCGACTCCCCGGTGACCTCCGGACCAATCATCTCTGACGTCACAAATGTGGCCACGCCCACAGCTGAGACTTTGGTCAGTGATTGGACCATTGCAGG AGAGAGCCAATCATTGAATGTCAAAGAGGAGCCGTCCAGTCCTGTTCTGGAGGGCGGAGATACCCCTGTAGACACGCCCCTCTCGCCCACCACCTTCTTCAACGCCATCTTACAGGAAAACGAGTCGCTGCCGACCCTGAACACCTCTACTACCAACCCTAGACCAG CCAGTCCATTTGTTGTGATGAGCCCTGCATCCACTGGGCCCCTTCCACCAGCCCCAGCCAGCCAATCGCCTGCCTCCATTCCCACCCCAAACTCCGCCCACAGCCACGCCAAACCTCAGCAGAAATGTCAGACAATCGCCTGTTTTGACCG ACCCCGTCCCCCTCCCTCTGCAGGTGGACTCTCACCTGACGTTTGGCGCTTCGTATCAACACGAGCTGACAA GTCTGAACTGTCCAATCATGTCGACAGTATCGACAACAGTCTAGAAAACCTGCAGAGCATCCTGAACACACAATCCTTCACCTTCGACACCTCCCCGCTCATGGAT TTTTTCAGTTCGTGTTCCTCTGGAGACTTCGACCTCGACAGTTTGGACAAT ctgctgtCTGAAGATGTCGccaacggaagtgaggaaagcagcAACACCATCAACACAG CTGGTGCAGTACAACGCCACACCTGTCTTGATGTCTGA
- the hsf1 gene encoding heat shock factor protein 1 isoform X5, which translates to MEYPGGGAGGAVLGGGNVPAFLTKLWTLVEDPDTDPLICWSPSGTSFHVFDQGRFSKEVLPKFFKHNNMASFIRQLNMYGFRKVVHIEQGGLVKPERDDTEFQHPFFIRGQEHLLENIKRKVTNVSSVRQEEVKMSPDDVNKILNDVQLMKGKQETIDSRIIAMKHENEALWREVASLRQKHVQQQKVVNKLIQFLVSLVQSNRILGVKRKIPLMLNDSSSAHSMPKYSRPFSLEHMQAAASLFSADSPVTSGPIISDVTNVATPTAETLVSDWTIAGESQSLNVKEEPSSPVLEGGDTPVDTPLSPTTFFNAILQENESLPTLNTSTTNPRPASPFVVMSPASTGPLPPAPASQSPASIPTPNSAHSHAKPQQKCQTIACFDRSELSNHVDSIDNSLENLQSILNTQSFTFDTSPLMDVSLTFVFLWRLRPRQFGQSAV; encoded by the exons ATGGAGTATcccggaggaggagcaggaggggcGGTGCTAGGCGGTGGGAACGTCCCGGCCTTCCTCACCAAACTGTGGACCCTGGTGGAGGACCCGGACACCGACCCGCTCATCTGCTGGAGCCCG AGTGGAACCAGTTTCCATGTGTTTGATCAGGGTCGGTTCTCAAAAGAAGTTCTACCAAAGTTcttcaaacacaacaacatggccaGCTTCATCAGACAGCTCAACATGT atGGGTTCCGTAAGGTGGTGCACATCGAGCAGGGCGGTTTGgtgaaaccagagagagacgACACAGAGTTCCAACATCCGTTCTTCATCAGAGGACAAGAACACCTGCTGGAGAACATCAAACGCAAAGTCACCAAC GTGTCATCTGTGCGTCAGGAAGAAGTGAAGATGTCTCCAGATGACGTGAACAAGATCCTGAATGACGTCCAGCTGATGAAGGGAAAACAGGAAACCATCGACTCCAGAATCATCGCCATGAAACA tgagAATGAAGCTCTGTGGAGAGAGGTGGCCAGTCTGAGACAGAAACATGTCCAGCAACAGAAAGTCGTCAACAAG ttgATCCAGTTCCTGGTGTCTCTGGTCCAGTCCAACAGGATCCTGGGAGTCAAGAGGAAGAT TCCTCTGATGCTGAATGACTCTAGCTCCGCCCACTCCATGCCTAAATACAGTCGGCCGTTCTCATTAGAGCACatgcag GCTGCAGCCAGTCTCTTCTCAGCCGACTCCCCGGTGACCTCCGGACCAATCATCTCTGACGTCACAAATGTGGCCACGCCCACAGCTGAGACTTTGGTCAGTGATTGGACCATTGCAGG AGAGAGCCAATCATTGAATGTCAAAGAGGAGCCGTCCAGTCCTGTTCTGGAGGGCGGAGATACCCCTGTAGACACGCCCCTCTCGCCCACCACCTTCTTCAACGCCATCTTACAGGAAAACGAGTCGCTGCCGACCCTGAACACCTCTACTACCAACCCTAGACCAG CCAGTCCATTTGTTGTGATGAGCCCTGCATCCACTGGGCCCCTTCCACCAGCCCCAGCCAGCCAATCGCCTGCCTCCATTCCCACCCCAAACTCCGCCCACAGCCACGCCAAACCTCAGCAGAAATGTCAGACAATCGCCTGTTTTGACCG GTCTGAACTGTCCAATCATGTCGACAGTATCGACAACAGTCTAGAAAACCTGCAGAGCATCCTGAACACACAATCCTTCACCTTCGACACCTCCCCGCTCATGGATGTCAGTCTGACA TTCGTGTTCCTCTGGAGACTTCGACCTCGACAGTTTGGACAAT ctgctgtCTGA
- the hsf1 gene encoding heat shock factor protein 1 isoform X4, translating to MEYPGGGAGGAVLGGGNVPAFLTKLWTLVEDPDTDPLICWSPSGTSFHVFDQGRFSKEVLPKFFKHNNMASFIRQLNMYGFRKVVHIEQGGLVKPERDDTEFQHPFFIRGQEHLLENIKRKVTNVSSVRQEEVKMSPDDVNKILNDVQLMKGKQETIDSRIIAMKHENEALWREVASLRQKHVQQQKVVNKLIQFLVSLVQSNRILGVKRKIPLMLNDSSSAHSMPKYSRPFSLEHMQAAASLFSADSPVTSGPIISDVTNVATPTAETLVSDWTIAGESQSLNVKEEPSSPVLEGGDTPVDTPLSPTTFFNAILQENESLPTLNTSTTNPRPASPFVVMSPASTGPLPPAPASQSPASIPTPNSAHSHAKPQQKCQTIACFDRPRPPPSAGGLSPDVWRFVSTRADKSELSNHVDSIDNSLENLQSILNTQSFTFDTSPLMDVSLTFVFLWRLRPRQFGQSAV from the exons ATGGAGTATcccggaggaggagcaggaggggcGGTGCTAGGCGGTGGGAACGTCCCGGCCTTCCTCACCAAACTGTGGACCCTGGTGGAGGACCCGGACACCGACCCGCTCATCTGCTGGAGCCCG AGTGGAACCAGTTTCCATGTGTTTGATCAGGGTCGGTTCTCAAAAGAAGTTCTACCAAAGTTcttcaaacacaacaacatggccaGCTTCATCAGACAGCTCAACATGT atGGGTTCCGTAAGGTGGTGCACATCGAGCAGGGCGGTTTGgtgaaaccagagagagacgACACAGAGTTCCAACATCCGTTCTTCATCAGAGGACAAGAACACCTGCTGGAGAACATCAAACGCAAAGTCACCAAC GTGTCATCTGTGCGTCAGGAAGAAGTGAAGATGTCTCCAGATGACGTGAACAAGATCCTGAATGACGTCCAGCTGATGAAGGGAAAACAGGAAACCATCGACTCCAGAATCATCGCCATGAAACA tgagAATGAAGCTCTGTGGAGAGAGGTGGCCAGTCTGAGACAGAAACATGTCCAGCAACAGAAAGTCGTCAACAAG ttgATCCAGTTCCTGGTGTCTCTGGTCCAGTCCAACAGGATCCTGGGAGTCAAGAGGAAGAT TCCTCTGATGCTGAATGACTCTAGCTCCGCCCACTCCATGCCTAAATACAGTCGGCCGTTCTCATTAGAGCACatgcag GCTGCAGCCAGTCTCTTCTCAGCCGACTCCCCGGTGACCTCCGGACCAATCATCTCTGACGTCACAAATGTGGCCACGCCCACAGCTGAGACTTTGGTCAGTGATTGGACCATTGCAGG AGAGAGCCAATCATTGAATGTCAAAGAGGAGCCGTCCAGTCCTGTTCTGGAGGGCGGAGATACCCCTGTAGACACGCCCCTCTCGCCCACCACCTTCTTCAACGCCATCTTACAGGAAAACGAGTCGCTGCCGACCCTGAACACCTCTACTACCAACCCTAGACCAG CCAGTCCATTTGTTGTGATGAGCCCTGCATCCACTGGGCCCCTTCCACCAGCCCCAGCCAGCCAATCGCCTGCCTCCATTCCCACCCCAAACTCCGCCCACAGCCACGCCAAACCTCAGCAGAAATGTCAGACAATCGCCTGTTTTGACCG ACCCCGTCCCCCTCCCTCTGCAGGTGGACTCTCACCTGACGTTTGGCGCTTCGTATCAACACGAGCTGACAA GTCTGAACTGTCCAATCATGTCGACAGTATCGACAACAGTCTAGAAAACCTGCAGAGCATCCTGAACACACAATCCTTCACCTTCGACACCTCCCCGCTCATGGATGTCAGTCTGACA TTCGTGTTCCTCTGGAGACTTCGACCTCGACAGTTTGGACAAT ctgctgtCTGA